The Chroococcidiopsis sp. TS-821 genome includes a region encoding these proteins:
- a CDS encoding ABC transporter substrate-binding protein: MFKKFWSFIALFIFGIVLFSGCFIRQDNSDVVTVTLSGWSNLQEKQLLQQVLNEFEALHPNIKVKYDAIADEYMDVLKTRLIGDTAADVFYLDALEAPGLIEPGVLEPLDDYVTPEFDIADFQPSLLAAFQQNGKTYGFPKDFSTLVLFYNKQAFAEAGLSQPPQTWEELREYAKKLTVDQNNDGRIDRYGFGVNPELARLYFVIKAFGGELINTLEQATFASPESLQGLQLIVDQYRQDRSSAQPSDAGTTSGGEIFGQGKAAMVIEGPWLIPYLDDTFPALEYATAEVPTIAGKKGTMAYTVAYVMNKKSPHKREAWQLISYLTGKEGMTLWTSTGMALPTRKSVTQKLGYDQKPLYAPFIAGAEYATVWQAGKNLPTIMNNFNNQFISALLGEQPLDIAMQKAQNTANREIELMQ; encoded by the coding sequence ATGTTTAAAAAGTTTTGGTCGTTTATTGCTCTTTTTATTTTTGGAATTGTTTTATTTTCTGGGTGTTTTATTAGGCAGGACAATAGTGATGTTGTGACTGTAACGCTGAGTGGCTGGAGTAATTTACAGGAAAAACAATTACTGCAACAAGTGTTAAATGAGTTTGAAGCATTGCATCCTAATATTAAGGTTAAATATGATGCGATCGCAGATGAATACATGGATGTCTTGAAAACTCGTTTAATCGGCGATACCGCAGCAGATGTTTTTTATCTTGATGCTTTAGAAGCACCTGGACTGATTGAACCAGGTGTATTAGAGCCACTCGATGATTACGTTACGCCGGAATTTGATATTGCGGATTTTCAACCGTCACTGCTTGCTGCTTTTCAACAAAATGGCAAAACTTATGGCTTTCCTAAAGACTTTTCCACGCTGGTGCTGTTTTATAATAAACAAGCTTTTGCTGAAGCTGGTTTGTCGCAGCCACCTCAAACTTGGGAAGAATTAAGAGAGTATGCTAAAAAACTTACGGTTGACCAAAACAATGATGGTAGAATTGACCGCTACGGATTTGGAGTTAATCCAGAACTTGCGCGACTGTACTTTGTCATTAAAGCCTTTGGTGGTGAGTTAATTAATACACTAGAACAAGCTACGTTTGCTTCTCCAGAAAGTTTGCAAGGTTTGCAATTAATCGTCGATCAATATCGTCAAGATCGATCGTCCGCTCAGCCTTCTGATGCTGGAACAACGTCAGGTGGTGAAATCTTTGGTCAAGGTAAAGCTGCAATGGTAATTGAAGGACCTTGGTTAATTCCTTATTTGGACGATACTTTTCCAGCACTTGAATACGCAACAGCTGAAGTGCCAACAATTGCAGGAAAAAAAGGTACGATGGCTTATACCGTTGCTTACGTCATGAATAAGAAATCGCCGCATAAACGAGAAGCATGGCAGTTAATTTCTTATCTAACCGGAAAAGAAGGAATGACCTTGTGGACAAGTACGGGAATGGCGTTACCAACGCGTAAATCTGTCACGCAAAAGCTTGGCTACGATCAAAAGCCTTTATATGCACCATTTATTGCCGGTGCAGAGTATGCTACTGTATGGCAGGCTGGTAAAAATTTACCAACAATTATGAATAATTTTAATAATCAATTTATTAGTGCGCTATTAGGCGAACAACCACTAGATATTGCTATGCAAAAAGCTCAAAATACTGCAAATCGAGAAATTGAATTAATGCAGTGA
- a CDS encoding glucokinase — MTLLLAGDIGGTKTILRLVQQPEIGEMQTLYEERYISRNYPDLVPIVRQFLATAVKKTGKDTTPEKACFAIAGPVVNNAVKLTNLAWILDSQRLEQELKIAPISLINDFAAVSYGVLGLKEEDLHTLQAGKPQPSAPVAVIGAGTGLGQGFLIKKEKEFDVFASEGGHADFAPRSELEFLLLKYLLDKHDIQRVSVERVVSGQGIIAIYQFLRDREYATETPEIAEIVSTWEKQAGTEKSVDPAAVISTAALAGSDRLCEQTMQMFVEAYGAEAGNLALKLLPYNGLYIAGGIAPKILPLLQEGSFLRAFTSKGRMRSILEDVPVHIVLNPQVGLIGAALYAARL, encoded by the coding sequence ATGACGTTACTACTAGCAGGCGATATTGGTGGAACAAAAACGATTTTGCGCTTGGTGCAGCAGCCAGAAATCGGCGAGATGCAAACGCTGTATGAAGAACGTTACATTAGCCGCAATTATCCAGATTTAGTACCAATTGTCCGCCAGTTTCTCGCCACCGCAGTCAAAAAGACGGGTAAAGATACAACGCCAGAAAAAGCGTGTTTTGCGATCGCAGGTCCTGTTGTGAACAATGCGGTAAAACTGACAAATCTTGCATGGATTCTCGATTCGCAACGTTTAGAACAAGAACTAAAAATCGCGCCAATTTCGTTAATTAATGATTTTGCCGCAGTTAGCTATGGCGTTTTGGGGTTGAAGGAAGAAGATTTACATACTCTGCAAGCAGGTAAACCGCAACCTTCCGCGCCAGTTGCAGTGATTGGCGCAGGTACTGGCTTAGGACAAGGATTTTTGATTAAAAAGGAAAAAGAGTTTGATGTCTTTGCTTCAGAAGGCGGACACGCCGATTTTGCTCCGCGTTCTGAGTTAGAATTTTTGCTACTGAAGTATTTACTTGATAAGCACGATATTCAAAGAGTTTCAGTTGAAAGAGTTGTTTCAGGTCAAGGGATTATTGCCATTTATCAATTTTTACGCGATCGCGAGTATGCTACTGAGACTCCTGAAATTGCCGAAATCGTAAGTACCTGGGAAAAACAAGCAGGAACAGAAAAAAGTGTCGATCCAGCAGCGGTGATTTCAACAGCTGCACTTGCAGGGAGCGATCGTCTCTGCGAACAAACAATGCAAATGTTTGTCGAAGCTTATGGCGCGGAGGCAGGGAATCTTGCTTTGAAGCTTTTACCGTACAATGGACTTTATATTGCAGGTGGCATTGCGCCTAAAATTTTACCACTTCTTCAAGAAGGGAGTTTTCTTCGTGCTTTTACAAGTAAAGGACGAATGCGTTCTATTCTAGAGGACGTACCAGTTCATATTGTACTCAATCCGCAAGTTGGATTAATTGGCGCAGCGTTGTACGCGGCTAGACTGTAA
- a CDS encoding histidine phosphatase family protein: MSQIVWIARHGNRIDFVNPEWFNTAERRFDPPLSDDGVVQAYQLGQRLKTENIAHIFASPFLRTVQTANQIAEALDLPIKLEAGLSEWLNPAWFPDMPEKLSIEALTELYPRIDPSYTSRIIPQYPETHAEMLVRAGKTATILADEFFSEDILLVGHGASVLGGAVGLVGATAKDRVKASLCCLVKVVRQEPDWLLELTGDTSHLSEVEEVIRFN, encoded by the coding sequence ATGAGTCAAATCGTCTGGATTGCGCGACATGGAAACCGCATTGATTTTGTTAACCCCGAATGGTTTAATACTGCCGAAAGACGCTTCGATCCGCCGCTTTCGGATGATGGAGTAGTACAAGCTTATCAATTAGGACAACGTTTGAAAACGGAAAACATCGCGCATATCTTTGCTTCTCCATTTTTGCGCACAGTGCAAACAGCAAACCAAATCGCTGAAGCTTTAGATTTACCAATTAAATTAGAGGCGGGTTTGAGTGAATGGTTAAATCCTGCTTGGTTTCCAGATATGCCAGAGAAACTATCGATTGAAGCATTAACTGAACTTTACCCGCGAATTGATCCGAGTTACACTTCGCGCATTATTCCACAATATCCTGAAACGCACGCCGAAATGCTAGTCCGCGCAGGTAAAACGGCAACAATCCTTGCCGATGAGTTCTTCTCAGAAGATATTCTATTAGTAGGACATGGTGCATCTGTCCTGGGTGGTGCTGTCGGGCTTGTTGGTGCAACTGCTAAAGATCGAGTAAAAGCATCTTTATGCTGCTTAGTCAAAGTAGTGCGTCAGGAACCAGACTGGTTACTAGAGTTAACAGGAGATACGTCTCACTTGAGCGAGGTTGAAGAAGTTATTCGATTTAACTAA
- the larE gene encoding ATP-dependent sacrificial sulfur transferase LarE, which translates to MQEKLAQLQALFRDMEQALIAYSGGVDSTLVAKIAFDVLGDRALAITAVSPSLLPEELEDAKIQAAQIGIAHQAIQTHEMDNPNYTANPVNRCYFCKSELHDTLKPIAQQMGYPYIVDGVNADDLRDYRPGIQAAKERGVRSPLAEVGVTKAEVRQISQHLGLPWWDKPAQPCLSSRFPYGEEITVAKLQRVGRAEMYLRKLGLQNLRVRSEGDTARIELPPEKIKEFVLTTDLQTLVAAFQEFGFVYVTLDLEGYRSGKLNQVLPQVTNSV; encoded by the coding sequence ATGCAGGAGAAACTAGCACAACTACAAGCGTTATTTAGAGATATGGAACAGGCTTTAATTGCCTACTCTGGGGGAGTGGATAGTACCTTAGTTGCGAAGATTGCTTTTGATGTTTTAGGCGATCGCGCTTTGGCAATTACAGCAGTATCGCCATCGCTGTTACCTGAAGAGTTAGAAGACGCCAAAATCCAAGCCGCCCAAATTGGAATTGCACATCAGGCTATCCAAACGCATGAAATGGATAATCCTAACTATACTGCTAACCCTGTGAATCGCTGCTACTTCTGCAAAAGCGAATTACACGATACGCTTAAACCAATTGCACAACAAATGGGTTATCCCTATATTGTCGATGGTGTGAATGCAGATGACTTGCGCGATTATCGCCCAGGAATTCAAGCTGCTAAAGAACGCGGCGTGCGATCGCCTCTAGCGGAAGTTGGCGTGACGAAAGCTGAAGTTCGCCAAATTTCACAACACTTAGGTTTACCGTGGTGGGATAAACCTGCACAACCTTGTTTAAGTTCGCGTTTTCCTTACGGTGAAGAAATCACTGTAGCTAAGTTGCAACGCGTTGGAAGGGCGGAGATGTATCTGCGGAAATTAGGCTTACAAAATCTCCGCGTGCGTTCTGAGGGCGATACCGCACGCATCGAGTTACCACCAGAAAAGATTAAGGAATTTGTCTTAACAACCGATTTGCAGACGCTTGTAGCGGCGTTTCAGGAGTTTGGCTTTGTGTATGTCACGTTAGATTTAGAAGGCTACCGTAGCGGTAAGCTAAATCAAGTTTTGCCGCAGGTGACGAATTCAGTATAA
- a CDS encoding ABC transporter substrate-binding protein yields the protein MMQQIQNLLQRVFQVALILIALFVLELSLSGCQIANTQTPNVTKITFWHGVNPPSNRDVLQKLVDQFNQEHPDIQVESLYVGQAEQQLPKILAAVVGNAPPDLLWFNATLTGQLVELDAIRPLEDWLTALPVKKQLDPALFESMEYQGHIWSVPFGTNNSGVFYRPSLFQAAGITKLPETWEELRQVARQLTRDTDGDNRIDQHGMFLPLGKGEFAVFLWLPFMWSAGGELVGDTQQAVAVDLANNSGAIAALQFWQNLIADGSAVLSLPERGFEIDNFLAGKVAMQLTGPWTLGQLKSTGVDFGVFPIPVNKRRATGIGGENLFVFKSTPQREQAALKFAEFVLSEQFQTQWAIGTGYLPVNLKARENDQYKAFAKELPAVQVFLEQAQYGRSRPIFPGYSRVSENIGRALEAVLLGKSSPTEALQAAQRRLNLIFQ from the coding sequence ATGATGCAACAAATCCAAAATTTGCTTCAACGAGTTTTTCAAGTAGCACTAATCTTAATTGCACTATTTGTTTTAGAGCTATCACTATCAGGATGTCAAATAGCAAACACCCAAACACCCAATGTTACTAAAATAACATTTTGGCATGGGGTCAATCCGCCATCCAATCGAGACGTCCTACAAAAATTAGTTGACCAGTTTAATCAAGAGCATCCAGACATTCAAGTAGAATCACTTTATGTTGGACAAGCCGAACAGCAACTACCCAAAATTTTGGCAGCAGTCGTCGGCAATGCACCACCTGACTTATTATGGTTCAACGCGACACTAACCGGTCAACTTGTAGAACTTGACGCAATTCGTCCCCTCGAAGACTGGTTAACAGCGTTACCTGTCAAAAAGCAACTCGATCCTGCTTTATTTGAATCGATGGAGTATCAAGGACACATTTGGTCAGTGCCATTCGGTACAAATAATTCAGGAGTATTTTATCGTCCGAGTTTATTTCAAGCGGCGGGAATTACAAAACTACCCGAAACCTGGGAGGAATTGCGCCAAGTCGCCCGTCAGTTAACGCGCGATACTGATGGTGACAACCGTATCGACCAACACGGGATGTTTTTACCTTTAGGTAAAGGCGAATTTGCAGTATTTCTGTGGCTACCGTTTATGTGGAGTGCAGGTGGCGAGTTAGTCGGGGATACGCAACAAGCCGTAGCTGTTGATTTAGCGAACAATTCTGGTGCGATCGCCGCCTTGCAGTTCTGGCAAAACCTGATCGCGGATGGTTCTGCTGTGTTATCGTTACCCGAACGCGGTTTTGAAATTGATAACTTTTTAGCGGGTAAAGTCGCAATGCAACTCACAGGACCGTGGACTTTGGGACAATTAAAGAGTACTGGCGTCGATTTTGGCGTGTTTCCGATTCCCGTTAACAAGCGCCGCGCTACCGGAATTGGCGGTGAAAATTTATTTGTATTTAAATCCACACCCCAACGCGAACAAGCTGCGCTGAAATTTGCCGAGTTTGTTTTGAGCGAACAATTTCAAACACAATGGGCGATTGGTACAGGTTACTTACCCGTCAACCTCAAAGCGCGAGAAAACGATCAATACAAAGCGTTTGCTAAAGAACTACCAGCAGTGCAAGTCTTTTTAGAGCAAGCACAATACGGGCGATCGCGTCCGATTTTTCCTGGATACAGCCGCGTTTCTGAAAATATTGGGCGGGCGCTAGAAGCTGTGTTACTAGGTAAAAGTTCACCCACTGAAGCCTTACAAGCTGCACAACGGCGATTAAACTTGATTTTTCAGTAA
- a CDS encoding SAM-dependent methyltransferase, whose translation MAFQLENVVPWGRSLPEYIKMFDLTSDDFKLRILDCAGGPASFNAEMTKRGYSVVSCDPLYQFSSAEIAQRIQKTYPVILQGVRETRDHLVWRDIASPEQLGEIRMAAMRQFLDDFPVGVAAGRYITAKLPSLPFNLGEFDLALCAHLLFTYSEQFSLEFHLQSVLELCRVAKEVRIFPLLVNFSNDVSPWVEPVMNHLQNQGYTTEIKQVAYEFQKGGNQLLRVYKR comes from the coding sequence GTGGCTTTTCAATTAGAGAATGTTGTTCCTTGGGGACGATCTTTACCAGAATATATCAAGATGTTTGATTTGACTTCTGATGATTTTAAGTTAAGAATTCTTGATTGTGCTGGTGGTCCTGCAAGTTTTAATGCAGAAATGACAAAAAGAGGTTACAGCGTCGTTTCTTGCGACCCGCTTTATCAGTTTAGCAGTGCAGAAATTGCTCAACGTATTCAAAAGACTTATCCTGTGATTCTTCAGGGCGTTCGAGAAACTCGCGATCATTTGGTGTGGCGAGATATCGCATCGCCCGAACAACTAGGAGAAATTAGAATGGCGGCGATGCGTCAGTTTCTTGATGACTTTCCTGTAGGAGTCGCTGCAGGAAGGTATATTACTGCTAAGTTGCCAAGTTTACCGTTTAATTTAGGGGAATTTGATTTAGCGTTGTGCGCGCATTTGCTGTTTACTTATTCTGAGCAATTTTCACTAGAGTTTCATCTTCAATCAGTTCTAGAACTGTGTCGAGTCGCGAAAGAAGTTCGTATTTTCCCCTTACTTGTTAACTTCTCAAATGATGTTTCTCCTTGGGTAGAGCCTGTAATGAATCATCTCCAAAATCAAGGCTATACAACAGAAATTAAGCAAGTTGCTTATGAGTTTCAAAAAGGCGGAAATCAGTTGTTACGTGTTTATAAACGATAA
- a CDS encoding metal-sensitive transcriptional regulator, producing the protein MNRSHQLAEDKLPVTREEHSHSHDTRNGGDRIGESSAHPHVHSEESLRSIVNRLSRIEGHIRGVKTMVQESRPCPEVLVQIAAVRGALDRVARMILDAHLSECITRAAQEGNIEVEMAELKAALDRFLP; encoded by the coding sequence ATGAATCGTTCTCATCAATTAGCAGAAGATAAATTGCCTGTCACTAGGGAGGAACATTCCCATAGCCACGATACTCGCAACGGAGGCGATCGCATAGGAGAGTCGTCAGCGCATCCTCACGTTCACAGCGAGGAATCACTCAGAAGCATTGTCAATCGCTTATCGCGCATTGAAGGACACATTCGCGGCGTGAAAACTATGGTACAAGAAAGCCGTCCGTGTCCAGAGGTACTGGTACAAATTGCTGCGGTACGCGGTGCGTTAGATCGAGTTGCGCGGATGATTTTGGATGCGCATCTTAGTGAGTGTATTACAAGAGCCGCTCAAGAAGGAAACATCGAAGTAGAAATGGCAGAGTTGAAAGCCGCTTTAGATCGATTTTTACCTTAA